From one Catellatospora sp. IY07-71 genomic stretch:
- a CDS encoding S8 family peptidase: MKRARTFVLSVAVVLAGATALPAAAAAAPPEAPVLPVSGEVVADSYVVVLKPGADVSQAKSLTDRHGAGLRKTFRAGLKGFSFTGSALSARRIAADPAVAYVQPNMVHRISATQSPATWGIDRIDQRNLPLSNSYTYSNTASSVRAYIIDTGIRFAHSEFGGRAVSGFDAIDGGTADDANGHGTHVAGTVGGTTYGVAKGVTLVGVRVLDAQGSGTTEQVVAGIDWVTADHDPGEPAVANMSLGGGADTVLDNAVKASIADGVTYAIAAGNGILGIFAANACNYSPARVPEAITVSATQSNDSKVSWANRGTCVDIFAPGVSITSSWFTGDTATNTISGTSMATPHVAGAVALYLQNNPAATPAQVQSALIANATTGVVGSPGSGSPNRLLYTGNF, translated from the coding sequence ATGAAACGTGCCCGCACGTTCGTGCTGAGCGTCGCGGTGGTGCTGGCCGGCGCCACCGCGCTGCCCGCAGCCGCCGCGGCCGCGCCCCCGGAGGCGCCCGTGCTGCCCGTCAGCGGCGAGGTGGTCGCCGACAGCTACGTCGTCGTGCTCAAGCCCGGCGCCGACGTCTCCCAGGCGAAGTCGCTCACCGACCGGCACGGCGCAGGCCTGCGCAAGACCTTCCGGGCCGGGCTCAAGGGCTTCTCGTTCACCGGCAGCGCCCTGTCCGCGCGCCGCATCGCCGCCGACCCCGCGGTGGCGTACGTGCAGCCGAACATGGTGCACCGGATCAGCGCCACGCAGTCGCCGGCCACCTGGGGCATCGACCGCATCGACCAGCGCAATCTGCCCCTGAGCAACTCGTACACGTACTCGAACACCGCCTCGTCGGTGCGGGCGTACATCATCGACACCGGCATCCGTTTCGCGCACAGCGAGTTCGGCGGGCGGGCCGTGTCCGGCTTCGACGCCATCGACGGCGGCACGGCCGACGACGCCAACGGGCACGGCACCCACGTCGCGGGCACCGTCGGCGGCACCACGTACGGCGTGGCCAAGGGCGTGACGCTGGTCGGCGTACGGGTGCTGGACGCCCAGGGCAGCGGCACCACCGAGCAGGTCGTCGCGGGCATCGACTGGGTCACCGCCGACCACGACCCCGGCGAGCCCGCGGTCGCCAACATGAGCCTCGGCGGCGGCGCCGACACGGTGCTCGACAACGCGGTCAAGGCGTCCATCGCCGACGGCGTCACGTACGCCATCGCGGCCGGCAACGGCATCCTGGGCATCTTCGCCGCCAACGCCTGCAACTACTCGCCCGCCCGGGTGCCCGAGGCGATCACCGTCTCGGCGACGCAGAGCAACGACAGCAAGGTCTCCTGGGCCAACCGGGGCACGTGCGTCGACATCTTCGCGCCCGGCGTGAGCATCACGTCGTCGTGGTTCACCGGCGACACCGCCACGAACACCATCAGCGGGACCTCGATGGCGACCCCGCACGTGGCCGGTGCGGTCGCGCTCTACCTGCAGAACAATCCGGCCGCCACCCCCGCCCAGGTGCAGTCGGCGCTCATCGCCAACGCGACCACGGGCGTGGTCGGCTCGCCCGGCAGCGGCTCGCCGAACCGGCTGCTCTACACCGGTAACTTCTAG
- a CDS encoding FAD-dependent oxidoreductase, translating into MTPDTSAPQLPDRARVVVVGGGIIGTSIAYHLAHMGCQDVVLLERDRLTSGTTWHAAGLMVTFGSLSETSTELRKYTRDLYARLEAETGLATGLKQVGFVQVATDADRLEEYRRVAAFNRLCGIDVHEVSPAEVKGLFPLAHTDDVLAGFYVAEDGRANPVDVTMSLAKGARMQGVRVIEGVPATGFLRQGNTVTGVRTPYGDIEAEFVVNCAGMWARQLGEKAGVSIPLQAAEHYYLITEPIDGMHGDLPVLEDPSSYGYFREEGAGLMIGLFEAICAPWKVDGIPDSFSFGELPPDWDRMAPYLEKAMARIPISTEVGVRKFFCGPESFTPDLAPIVGEAPELKNYFVAAGLNSIGILTGGGIGRAMAHWILNGRPDIDVTGMNIDRLHGYQSNPAYRATRTVESLGMVYAPHYPGKSMETARGAKLSPLHERLAAQRAYFKDVSGWESPDWYAPEGQEPKVEQLSWGRQNWFGDWAQEHRAAREGVILMDMSFMAKFLVQGRDAGTALERLSANRVNCDTGVITYTQWLNEGGTLEADLTVTKLAEDRFWVVASDTAHRHVETRMRRHFEETGAHAFATDVTGAYAQINIQGPRSRELLAAVTTADVSNEAFPFRAARDIDLGFARALCIRITYLGELGYELYVPAEQAVHAYDRLAEAGRPLGLRHVGLKALSSLRMEKGYRDYGHDIDNTDSVLEAGLGFAVALDKPGGFIGRDAVLAKKAAGPLRRRLLQILVTDPEPLMFHAEVVRRDGVPVGYIRAASYGHTLGGAVGLAMIDAGDQPLDQAWIDAGSWTVEIADRTYPALASLRPLYDPGNDRIRG; encoded by the coding sequence ATGACGCCCGACACATCCGCTCCCCAGCTGCCCGACCGTGCCCGCGTGGTGGTCGTCGGCGGCGGCATCATCGGCACCTCCATCGCGTACCACCTGGCGCACATGGGTTGCCAAGACGTGGTGCTGCTGGAGCGCGACCGGCTCACCTCCGGCACCACCTGGCACGCCGCCGGGCTGATGGTCACCTTCGGCTCGCTCTCAGAGACCTCGACCGAGCTGCGCAAGTACACCCGCGACCTGTACGCGCGGCTGGAGGCCGAGACGGGCCTGGCCACCGGCCTGAAGCAGGTCGGCTTCGTGCAGGTGGCCACCGACGCCGACCGGCTGGAGGAGTACCGTCGCGTCGCCGCGTTCAACCGGCTGTGCGGCATCGACGTGCACGAGGTCTCCCCCGCCGAGGTCAAGGGCCTGTTCCCGCTCGCGCACACGGACGACGTGCTGGCGGGCTTCTACGTGGCCGAGGACGGCCGTGCCAACCCCGTCGACGTCACCATGTCGCTGGCCAAGGGCGCCCGCATGCAGGGCGTACGCGTCATCGAGGGCGTCCCCGCGACCGGCTTCCTGCGCCAGGGCAACACCGTCACCGGCGTGCGCACGCCGTACGGCGACATCGAGGCCGAGTTCGTGGTCAACTGCGCCGGCATGTGGGCCCGGCAGCTCGGCGAGAAGGCGGGCGTGAGCATCCCGCTGCAGGCCGCCGAGCACTACTACCTGATCACCGAGCCGATCGACGGCATGCACGGCGACCTGCCGGTGCTCGAGGACCCGTCGTCGTACGGATACTTCCGCGAGGAGGGCGCCGGGCTCATGATCGGCCTGTTCGAGGCGATCTGCGCGCCATGGAAGGTGGACGGGATCCCTGACTCGTTCTCCTTCGGCGAGCTGCCCCCGGACTGGGACCGCATGGCGCCGTACCTGGAGAAGGCCATGGCGCGTATCCCGATCTCCACCGAGGTCGGCGTGCGCAAGTTCTTCTGCGGACCGGAGAGCTTCACCCCGGACCTCGCGCCGATCGTCGGCGAGGCGCCCGAGCTGAAGAACTACTTCGTCGCGGCCGGCCTGAACTCGATCGGCATCCTGACCGGCGGCGGCATCGGCCGCGCCATGGCGCACTGGATCCTGAACGGCCGCCCGGACATCGACGTCACCGGCATGAACATCGACCGGCTGCACGGCTACCAGAGCAACCCCGCCTACCGGGCCACCCGCACCGTCGAGTCGCTGGGCATGGTCTACGCCCCGCACTACCCGGGCAAGTCGATGGAGACCGCGCGCGGCGCGAAGCTGTCCCCGCTACACGAGCGGCTGGCCGCGCAGCGCGCCTACTTCAAGGACGTCAGCGGCTGGGAGAGCCCCGACTGGTACGCCCCCGAGGGGCAGGAGCCGAAGGTCGAGCAGCTGTCCTGGGGACGGCAGAACTGGTTCGGCGACTGGGCGCAGGAGCACCGGGCCGCCCGCGAGGGCGTGATCCTCATGGACATGTCGTTCATGGCGAAGTTCCTGGTCCAGGGGCGTGACGCCGGGACGGCGCTGGAGCGGCTGAGCGCCAACCGGGTGAACTGCGACACCGGCGTGATCACGTACACCCAGTGGCTGAACGAGGGCGGCACGCTGGAGGCCGACCTGACCGTCACCAAGCTGGCCGAGGACCGGTTCTGGGTGGTCGCGTCCGACACCGCGCACCGGCACGTGGAGACGCGCATGCGCCGCCACTTCGAGGAAACGGGCGCGCACGCCTTCGCCACCGACGTGACCGGGGCGTACGCCCAGATCAACATCCAGGGTCCACGCTCGCGCGAGCTGCTCGCGGCGGTGACGACCGCGGACGTCTCGAACGAGGCGTTCCCGTTCCGCGCCGCGCGTGACATCGACCTCGGGTTCGCCCGCGCGCTGTGCATCCGGATCACGTACCTCGGCGAGCTGGGGTACGAGCTGTACGTCCCGGCCGAGCAGGCGGTGCACGCGTACGACCGGCTGGCCGAGGCCGGGCGGCCGCTCGGGCTGCGCCACGTGGGGCTCAAGGCGCTGTCCAGCCTGCGTATGGAGAAGGGCTACCGCGACTACGGCCACGACATCGACAACACCGACTCGGTGCTGGAGGCGGGTCTCGGCTTCGCGGTCGCGCTGGACAAACCCGGCGGCTTCATCGGCCGCGACGCGGTCCTTGCGAAGAAGGCCGCGGGCCCGCTGCGCCGCCGACTGCTCCAGATCCTGGTCACCGACCCGGAGCCGCTGATGTTCCACGCCGAGGTGGTCCGCCGCGACGGCGTGCCCGTGGGCTACATCCGCGCCGCCTCCTACGGCCACACCCTGGGCGGCGCCGTCGGCCTCGCGATGATCGACGCCGGCGACCAGCCCCTCGACCAGGCCTGGATCGACGCGGGCAGCTGGACGGTCGAGATCGCCGACCGCACCTACCCGGCGCTGGCCTCCCTGCGCCCCCTCTACGACCCCGGGAACGACCGCATCCGCGGGTAG
- a CDS encoding TetR/AcrR family transcriptional regulator, translating to MSDTSHRRERLRERTVAEIKELARTQLVAGGPASVSLRAIARDMGMTAAALYRYFPALDALVIELCTDLFDEVRIACEAARDALDPAADPVERLVVMARALRGWALAHRPEATLIFGPPMPGVEQFHEQCKDLEHAGACFGAIFIQPMVELWEAGRLPEAAQVDLDRLAGALPAQGELPIEVTAVFLTSWTRLYGVMAAELFGQLSWAATDTEPLFEAELAFFASQVRPVGAVD from the coding sequence ATGTCGGACACCTCACACCGCCGTGAGCGGCTGCGCGAGCGCACCGTGGCCGAGATCAAGGAGCTGGCCCGGACCCAGCTGGTCGCGGGCGGCCCGGCGAGCGTCTCGCTGCGCGCCATCGCCCGCGACATGGGCATGACCGCCGCGGCGCTCTACCGCTACTTCCCCGCGCTGGACGCGCTGGTGATCGAGCTGTGCACGGACCTGTTCGACGAGGTCCGGATCGCGTGCGAGGCCGCCCGCGACGCGCTGGACCCGGCCGCCGACCCGGTGGAGCGGCTCGTCGTCATGGCCCGCGCGCTGCGGGGCTGGGCGCTGGCGCACCGCCCCGAGGCCACGCTGATCTTCGGCCCGCCGATGCCCGGCGTGGAGCAGTTCCACGAGCAGTGCAAGGACCTGGAGCACGCCGGGGCCTGCTTCGGCGCGATCTTCATCCAGCCGATGGTGGAGCTGTGGGAGGCCGGGCGGCTGCCGGAGGCCGCGCAGGTCGACCTGGACCGGCTCGCCGGGGCGCTGCCCGCGCAGGGCGAGCTGCCGATCGAGGTGACCGCGGTGTTCCTGACCTCCTGGACCAGGCTCTACGGGGTGATGGCGGCGGAGCTGTTCGGCCAGCTGAGCTGGGCCGCCACCGACACCGAACCGCTGTTCGAAGCGGAGCTCGCGTTCTTCGCGTCCCAGGTCAGACCGGTCGGCGCCGTTGATTGA
- a CDS encoding MMPL family transporter, with amino-acid sequence MFAWWGRAVVRLRWLVLAVAAAVVVIGATWGGGVFNDLISGGFDDPGSPSSRAHREITAQLGRQDVDILALYSSDSLTYDQPAFRDAVTAVATELSGRPEVTSVVGAYTPGVPPRFASADGHATYLAIQLRDGDENSKLADLAALRPELAAAGLETEVGGLMPFLDDANTQISDDITKAELISLPILLVLLVFIFRGLVAAATPLFVGILAVLGAFIAVRLIAQVTDVSVFAVNIITMLGLGMAIDYALFVVSRFREELAAGRTPAEAVAHTLATAGRTVLVSGLTVALALASLLIFPMDFLKSMAWGGMAAVLVAMLAALTALPALLAVLGPKVNALRVPLPKIFSPKAAGEGGWARIARSVMRRPVVYALAVAAFLALMATPFLGAKFGGFDERVLPAGTESRTVTERIAAEFPGGSAAPISVLVVGSGAEDMLARVKAVAGVTDAAITAQRGQATLISASYPGEPADESARDIVDRIRELPAPAGAEVLVGGRTAADQDQLESLGSRLPWMLGMVAVSTFLLLFLAFGSVVLPLKAIAMNVISIGASFGVVVWIFQDGHLSEWLGFTVTGFLEPGNMVLMLAVLFGLATDYEVFLLSRVREEWDATGDNTQAVASGLQRTGGIITAAALLLIVVLGGFATGGATTIKVLGIGMVVAVAIDAALVRAVLVPATMRLLGRWNWWAPGPLRLVYRRYGLKEA; translated from the coding sequence ATGTTCGCGTGGTGGGGGCGGGCCGTGGTCCGATTGCGCTGGCTGGTGCTGGCCGTCGCGGCGGCGGTCGTGGTCATCGGGGCGACGTGGGGTGGCGGCGTCTTCAACGACCTGATCAGCGGCGGGTTCGACGACCCGGGCAGCCCGAGCAGCCGGGCACACCGGGAGATCACCGCCCAGCTCGGGCGGCAGGACGTCGACATCCTGGCGCTGTACTCCTCGGACAGCCTGACCTACGACCAGCCCGCGTTCCGGGACGCGGTCACCGCCGTCGCGACGGAGCTGTCCGGGCGGCCCGAGGTGACCAGCGTCGTCGGCGCGTACACCCCCGGGGTGCCGCCGCGCTTCGCCTCCGCCGACGGGCACGCCACCTACCTGGCGATCCAACTGCGCGACGGGGACGAGAACAGCAAGCTCGCCGACCTGGCCGCACTGCGGCCCGAGCTGGCCGCCGCAGGGCTGGAGACCGAGGTCGGCGGGCTGATGCCGTTCCTCGACGACGCCAACACGCAGATCAGCGACGACATCACCAAGGCCGAGCTGATCAGCCTGCCGATCCTGCTGGTGCTGCTGGTCTTCATCTTCCGGGGGCTGGTCGCGGCGGCCACGCCGCTGTTCGTCGGCATCCTCGCGGTGCTCGGGGCGTTCATCGCGGTGCGCCTCATCGCGCAGGTCACCGACGTGTCGGTGTTCGCCGTCAACATCATCACGATGCTCGGCCTGGGCATGGCCATCGACTACGCGCTGTTCGTGGTCAGCCGCTTCCGCGAGGAGCTGGCCGCCGGGCGCACGCCGGCCGAGGCGGTCGCGCACACGCTGGCCACGGCCGGGCGCACCGTGCTCGTCTCCGGGCTGACCGTGGCGCTCGCGCTGGCCAGCCTGCTGATCTTCCCGATGGACTTCCTCAAGTCCATGGCCTGGGGCGGCATGGCCGCCGTGCTGGTCGCCATGCTCGCCGCGCTCACGGCGCTGCCCGCCCTGCTCGCGGTGCTCGGGCCGAAGGTCAACGCGCTGCGCGTACCGCTGCCGAAGATCTTCTCGCCGAAGGCGGCGGGTGAGGGCGGCTGGGCCCGCATCGCCCGCAGCGTCATGCGCCGCCCGGTGGTGTACGCGCTGGCCGTGGCCGCGTTCCTGGCGCTCATGGCGACGCCGTTCCTGGGCGCGAAGTTCGGCGGGTTCGACGAGCGGGTGCTGCCCGCGGGCACCGAGTCGCGCACCGTCACCGAGCGCATCGCCGCCGAGTTCCCGGGTGGCAGCGCCGCGCCGATCAGCGTGCTGGTCGTCGGGTCCGGCGCCGAGGACATGCTGGCCCGGGTCAAGGCCGTCGCGGGAGTCACGGACGCCGCGATCACCGCGCAGCGGGGGCAGGCGACGCTGATCTCGGCGTCCTACCCCGGTGAGCCCGCCGACGAGAGCGCTCGCGACATCGTCGACCGGATCCGGGAGCTGCCCGCGCCCGCGGGGGCGGAGGTGCTGGTCGGTGGGCGCACCGCGGCCGACCAGGACCAGCTGGAGTCGCTCGGCTCGCGGCTGCCGTGGATGCTCGGCATGGTCGCGGTCAGCACGTTCCTGCTGCTGTTCCTGGCCTTCGGGTCGGTGGTGCTGCCGCTCAAGGCGATCGCGATGAACGTGATCTCGATCGGGGCGTCGTTCGGGGTGGTCGTCTGGATCTTCCAGGACGGGCACCTGTCGGAGTGGCTCGGCTTCACGGTCACCGGGTTCCTGGAGCCGGGGAACATGGTGCTGATGCTGGCCGTGCTGTTCGGGCTGGCCACCGACTACGAGGTGTTCCTGCTGTCCCGGGTGCGCGAGGAGTGGGACGCGACCGGGGACAACACCCAGGCCGTCGCGTCGGGCCTGCAGCGCACCGGCGGGATCATCACCGCGGCGGCGCTGCTGCTGATCGTGGTGCTGGGCGGGTTCGCCACCGGCGGCGCGACCACCATCAAGGTGCTCGGCATCGGCATGGTCGTCGCGGTCGCCATCGACGCCGCGCTGGTCCGGGCGGTGCTGGTGCCCGCCACGATGCGCCTGCTGGGCCGGTGGAACTGGTGGGCGCCCGGCCCGCTCCGCCTGGTCTACCGCCGCTACGGCCTCAAGGAGGCCTGA
- a CDS encoding alkaline phosphatase PhoX → MDRRNLLRAGVVGGAAAAFSGALWKEAFAAPAQPGPGPYGALQAADANGIMLPSGFTSRVIARTGQTVPGTSYTWHSAPDGGACFADGSGWIYVSNSEVSAGGASAVRFNSGGTVTGAYRILSGTSTNCAGGHTPWNTWLSCEETSTGRVWETDPWGVNAAVARPAMGRFKHEAAACDPVNRIIYLTEDQSDGCFYRFIPNTWGNLASGTLQVAKGGSGTAVTLTWANVPDPDGSPTATRNQVSGVKRFNGGEGCWFDNGIVYFTTKGDNRVWAYHTATAFIELAYDDSLVSGTAPLTGVDNITGSATSGDLYVAEDGGNMEICVITPDDVIAPFLRITGQSSSEITGPAFNPAGNRFYFSSQRGTSGSSSGGITYEVTGPFRS, encoded by the coding sequence GTGGATCGTCGCAACCTGCTGCGGGCCGGAGTCGTGGGCGGGGCGGCCGCCGCCTTCTCGGGCGCGCTGTGGAAGGAGGCGTTCGCCGCACCGGCGCAGCCGGGTCCGGGGCCGTACGGCGCGCTGCAGGCCGCCGACGCGAACGGGATCATGCTGCCGTCCGGCTTCACCAGCCGGGTGATCGCCCGTACCGGCCAGACCGTGCCCGGCACCTCCTACACCTGGCACAGCGCGCCCGACGGGGGCGCCTGCTTCGCCGACGGCTCGGGCTGGATCTACGTGTCGAACTCGGAGGTGTCCGCGGGTGGCGCGTCGGCGGTGCGGTTCAACTCCGGCGGGACGGTGACGGGGGCGTACCGCATCCTGTCCGGCACCTCGACGAACTGCGCCGGCGGGCACACCCCCTGGAACACGTGGCTGTCCTGCGAGGAGACGAGCACCGGGCGGGTCTGGGAGACCGACCCGTGGGGCGTGAACGCGGCGGTGGCCCGGCCCGCGATGGGCCGGTTCAAGCACGAGGCGGCCGCCTGCGACCCGGTCAACCGGATCATCTACCTGACCGAGGACCAGTCCGACGGCTGCTTCTACCGGTTCATCCCGAACACCTGGGGCAACCTGGCCAGCGGCACGCTGCAGGTGGCCAAGGGCGGCTCGGGCACCGCGGTGACGCTCACCTGGGCGAACGTGCCGGACCCGGACGGCTCGCCGACCGCGACCCGCAACCAGGTCAGCGGCGTGAAGCGGTTCAACGGCGGTGAGGGCTGCTGGTTCGACAACGGCATCGTCTACTTCACCACCAAGGGCGACAATCGAGTCTGGGCCTACCACACGGCCACCGCGTTCATCGAGCTGGCGTACGACGACTCGCTGGTGAGCGGCACGGCGCCGCTGACCGGGGTCGACAACATCACCGGCAGCGCCACCAGCGGCGACCTCTACGTCGCCGAGGACGGGGGCAACATGGAGATCTGCGTCATCACGCCGGACGACGTGATCGCGCCGTTCCTGCGCATCACGGGGCAGAGCTCCTCGGAGATCACCGGCCCGGCGTTCAACCCGGCCGGGAACCGCTTCTACTTCTCCTCGCAGCGGGGCACCTCCGGCTCGTCGTCCGGCGGCATCACGTACGAGGTGACCGGGCCGTTCCGGTCCTGA
- a CDS encoding alkaline phosphatase PhoX, whose product MRRRELLRAGLAGAGAAALSGVLWQRAFAVTALPVAAPYGALRPADANGVALPDGFTSRIVARSGQPVAGTGYTWHRAPDGGACFADGAGWIYVSNSEIPLGGGASAVRFAADGSVVSAYRILARTHVNCAGGATPWQTWLSCEEVTHGRVFETDPRGRRPAEVRLAMGRFKHEAAACDPERRAVYLTEDEEDGCLYRFLPETWGDLERGRLQVLCAPPGTTSGPVTWQDVPSRDGAGVPTRWQVPAALHFDGGEGCWYESGVCYFTTKGDDRVWAYDAAASALGLAYDAASGGTLSGVDNITGAPRNTDLFVAEDGGNMELNVITGDGAVAPFLRLPGQDASEITGPAFNPAGDRLYFSSQRGHSGARSGSGGITYEVSGPFRG is encoded by the coding sequence ATGCGCCGTCGCGAGCTGCTGCGGGCCGGGCTGGCCGGCGCGGGCGCGGCGGCGCTGTCCGGCGTGCTGTGGCAGCGGGCGTTCGCGGTCACGGCGCTGCCGGTAGCCGCTCCCTATGGCGCGCTGCGCCCGGCCGACGCGAACGGCGTCGCGCTGCCGGACGGCTTCACCAGCCGGATCGTGGCCCGGTCCGGGCAGCCGGTCGCGGGCACCGGATACACCTGGCACCGGGCGCCCGACGGCGGCGCGTGCTTCGCCGACGGGGCGGGCTGGATCTACGTGTCGAACTCGGAGATCCCGCTGGGCGGCGGCGCGTCGGCGGTGCGGTTCGCGGCGGACGGGTCGGTCGTGTCGGCGTACCGCATCCTGGCTCGGACCCACGTGAACTGCGCGGGCGGGGCGACGCCCTGGCAGACCTGGCTGTCCTGCGAGGAGGTGACCCACGGCCGGGTCTTCGAGACCGACCCGCGGGGGCGGCGGCCGGCGGAGGTCCGCCTGGCGATGGGCCGGTTCAAGCACGAGGCCGCCGCGTGCGATCCGGAGCGGCGCGCCGTCTACCTGACCGAGGACGAGGAGGACGGCTGCCTCTACCGCTTCCTGCCGGAGACGTGGGGCGATCTGGAGCGCGGGCGGCTCCAGGTGCTGTGCGCCCCGCCGGGCACCACATCCGGGCCGGTGACCTGGCAGGACGTGCCGAGCCGGGACGGCGCCGGGGTGCCCACCCGGTGGCAGGTGCCCGCCGCGCTGCACTTCGACGGCGGCGAGGGCTGCTGGTACGAGAGCGGCGTCTGCTACTTCACCACCAAGGGCGACGACCGGGTGTGGGCGTACGACGCGGCCGCCTCGGCGCTCGGCCTGGCCTACGACGCGGCGTCCGGCGGCACGCTGAGCGGCGTCGACAACATCACCGGCGCGCCCCGCAACACCGACCTGTTCGTCGCGGAGGACGGCGGCAACATGGAGCTCAACGTGATCACCGGCGACGGCGCGGTCGCCCCGTTCCTGCGGCTGCCCGGCCAGGACGCCTCCGAGATCACCGGACCGGCCTTCAACCCTGCGGGCGACCGCCTCTACTTCTCCTCCCAGCGGGGCCACTCCGGCGCCCGCTCCGGCTCCGGCGGCATCACCTACGAGGTCAGCGGCCCGTTCCGCGGCTGA